The Candidatus Methylomirabilota bacterium genome contains the following window.
CCGCGAGACGGAAAACTTCTCCATGTACTCGGACATGTCCACGCGGATCAGCGCGTTCTCGTCGCCGAAGAGGTACTCGGCGAGCGCCCGCGCGAGCTCGGTCTTGCCCACGCCGGTCGGGCCGAGGAAGACGAAGGACCCGACGGGGCGCTTCGCGTCCTTCAGGCCGGCGCGCGAGCGGCGGATCGCCCGCGCCACCGCGGCGACCGCGGGGTCCTGGCCGACGATCCGGCCGTGCAGGGCCTCCTCCATCCGCGCGAGCTTCGCGGACTCCTTCTCCTCGAGCTTGGCGAGCGGGATCCCCGTCCAGCGCGAGACGATGAACTCGATGTCCACCTCCTCCACCGACTGGGTGCCCTTGCCCTTGTTCTTCTCCCACTCGCGCTTGAGCTCCTCCTCGCGGTGGCGAAGGATCTTTTCCTTCTCGCGCAGCGAGGCCGCCTTCTCGAACTCCTGGGCCTCGAGGTACATGTCCTTCTCGCGGATCACGCGCTCGAGCTCTTTCTCGAGCTCCTTGAGCTCGGGCGGCGGCGTGAGCGCCATGAGCCGCGTCCGCGACGACGCCTCGTCGATCACGTCGATGGCCTTGTCCGGGAGCTGCCGGTCCGTGATGTAGCGGTCGGCGAGGTGCACGGCGGCGTTGATCGCCTGCTCGGTGATCTTGACGCGGTGGTGCGCCTCGTACTTGTGGCGCAGGCCGCGGATGATCTCGATGGCCTCCGGCACCGTCGGCGCCTTGACGATCACCGGCTGGAAGCGGCGCTCGAGCGCGCCGTCCTTCTCGATGTACTTGCGGTACTCGTCGAGCGTGGTCGCGCCGATCGTCTGGATCTCGCCGCGCGAGAGCGCGGGCTTGAGCATGTTGGACGCGTCGATCGCGCCCTCGGCCGCGCCGGCGCCGATCAGCGTGTGCAGCTCGTCGAGGAACAGGACGACGTTCTCCGACTGCCGGATCTCCTTCATGACCGCCTTGAGCCGCTCCTCGAACTGGCCGCGGTACTTCGTCCCCGCGACCAGGGCGCCCAGGTCGAGCTGGAGGAGGCGCTTGTTGGCCAGGACGTCCGGCACGTCGTGGCTGACGATCTTCTGCGCGAGCCCCTCGACGATCGCCGTCTTGCCGACGCCGGGCTCGCCGATGAGGACGGGGTTGTTCTTCGTCCGGCGCGCGAGGATCTGGATGACCCGCTCGATCTCCTGCTCGCGGCCGATGACGGGGTCGAGCTTGCTCTCGCGTGCGAGCTGCGTGAGGTCGCGGGCGAACTCGTCGAGGACCGGGGTCTGGGAGCGCTTCTTCGGCCGGGGGTAGTACTGGTCGCCCAGGAGCGCCAGCGTCTCCTGCCGCACCTCGTCCAGCCGCGCCCCGAGCGACTCGAGGATCTTCGCCGCGATCGACTGGCCTTCCTTCATCAGCCCGAGCAGGAGGTGCTCGGTGCCGATGTAGTTGTGGCCGAGCTGCCGCGCCTCCTCGATGGAGAGCTCGAGCACCCGCTTGGCCTGCGGGGTGAAGGGGACCTCGCCGAACGTGAGCGTCTTGGGGAAGCCTGCCAGGGCACGCTCGACCTCCGCCTTCACCGTCTCGAGCCTGAGCCCGAGGCGCTGGAGGACGGCCGTCGCGATGCCCTCGCCGTCGCGAATCAGACCGAGAAGGACGTGCTCCGTTCCGACGAAATCGTGACGAAAGCGGCCTGCTTCCTCCCGAGCCAGGATGATGACCCGTCGCGCCCGTTCGGTGAATCGTTCAAACACTGGCCGTCCCCCACCCCTCCCCCAGGTCGTCGAGCGGCAAATTCTCTTTCGACGACGGCTAGTTAGTAGGCTACGCGCTCAGTATAGCCCACGCTCCAGATGCCCGCTAGCCTTTTCTCGCGCGGGAGTAAATCCGCGAAACCCTTAGTCGATCTCTCGCGCCCGTCCCTCGATCAGCCGGTAGCCCCGCTCGGCCCGCCGGGCGAGGTCGGGATTGTGGGTCGCCACGAGGAACGCGATGCCCCGTTCCGCCTGCAGCCTCGCGAACAGGTCGTAGATGACCTCGCTCGCCTTCGGGTCGAGGTTCCCGGTCGGCTCGTCCGCCAGGATCAGCTTGGGCGCGTTGACCAGGGCCCGGGCGATCGCGACGCGCTGCTGCTCGCCGCCCGAGAGCTCGCCCGGCCGGTGGCGCAGGCGATCGCCGAGCCCGACCTCGGCCAGCGCCGCGCCCGCCAGCTCCCGCGCCTCCTCCGCGGGCTTTCGGAGGAGGAGCGCCGGGATCATCGCGTTCTCGAGCGCGCTCATCTCGCCGAGCAGGTTGTAGAACTGGAAGACGAAGCCGACCTGCTGCCGCCGGTAACGCACGAGGTCCGACTCGCCGCGCGCGAAGAGGTCCTCGCCCTCCCAGAGGACGCGGCCCGCGGTCGGCCGGTCGAGGGCGCCGAGCAGGTGGAGGAGCGTGGACTTGCCGACGCCGGAGGCGCCGACGAGGGCGACCATCTCGCCGGGCCGGATCGCGAGGCTTGCGCCGCGCAGGACGCGGACGACCTCGGGACCCGAGCGGTATTCCTTGTCGAGCTCCTCGCCCGCGAGGAGCGCCGGCGCGCCCGCCGAGCGGTCCCGCCCGGCGGGGGGGCTACTCATAGCGCAGCACGTCCACCGGCTCGAGGGCGCCCGCACGGCGCGCCGGGATGATCGTCGCGAGGAAGGACAGGAACAGCGTCGCGCCGATGACCATCAGCCCGTCGCCGAGGGTGAGCTTCATCGGCAGGTAGCTGATCTGGTAGACGTCGCTCGCCAGCCTGATGATCTTGTACGTGTTCTGCGCCCAGATGAGGCCGAGCCCGAGCACGCTGCCCGCGAGGGTGCCGGCGACGCCGATGGTCATCCCGACGGTGAAGAAGACCATGGTGATGCTCCGGCCCGAGGCGCCGATCGCCTTGAGCACGCCGATCTCCTTGCGCTTCTCGGCCACCAGCAGCACGAGATGGCCGATGATCGCGAACGCGGCGACGAGGACGATGATCGTCACGATGACGAAGAGCGCGAGCTTCTCGAGCTGGAGCGCGGCGAAGAGGCTGCGGTTCATGTCCATCCAGTCGCGCACCCAGTAGGGGGGGCCGAGCTCGGCGCCGACGGCGCGCCCCACGCGCCTGGCGTCGAACGGGTCGACGAGCTTGACCTCGATGCCGCTCGCCCCCTGGAGCCCGGCGAACTCGCGCGCCGCCGGGAGCGCCAGGTAGGCCAGCGAGGCGTCGAGCTCGTACATGCCGAGCTCGAAGGTCCCCGCGACGGTGTAGCGGCGCATCCGCGGGACCATGCCGACCGCGGTCAGGGCGCCCTCGGGCGAGATCGCGGTGACCTCGTCGCCCACGCTCACGCCGAGCATGCGCGCGAGCTCGCGCCCGAGCAGGATCGCCGCCTCACCGTCGGCGAGCGGGCGCACGCTCCCGCTGCGGAGCTGCCCCTGGAGGTCCTGGACGACCGTGGGCGCCTGGAGGTCGACGCCCCGGACCAGCCCGCCGTGCGCGCCGCCCCCCGGCAGCGTGAAGAGCGCCTGCTGGTGGACGAACGGCGTCGCCGAGCGCACGCCGCGGATCGCCGCGACGCGCGCCGCCACCGCCTCCGCCTCGCCGAGCCCTCCGCGGCCGGCGTGGTAGACGAGCAGGTGCGGGTTGGCGGAGATGATCCGGTCGCGGATGCCGTCCTGGAATCCGGTCATCGTGGCGAGCACGACGATGAGCGCCGCGACGCCGAGGAAGACGCCCCCGACCCCGATCCACACGAACAGCGACAGGTTCGTGCGCTGGCCCCGCGCGCGCAGGTAGCGGAGCCCCATGAACAGCTCGAAGGGGAGCCCGCGCTTCACGGCGCCTCGCGCCCCTCCGCGCCCGCCGGCCGCCCGCCCTCGGGCCGGAGGTGCGGGAAGAGGATCACCTCGCGGATCGAGGGCTGGTCGGCGAAGAGCATCACGAGCCGGTCGATCCCGATCCCCTCCCCGGCCGCCGGCGGCATGCCGTACTCGAGCGCGCGCACGTAGTCCTCGTCGAGCCAGTGCGCCTCGTCGTCGCCCCGCGCGAGGAGCTGGGCCTGCTCGCGGAAGCGCGCGAGCTGATCCACCGGATCGTTGAGCTCGCTGTAGGCGTTGGCCATCTCGCGCCGCCCGACGAAGAGCTCGAAGCGGTCCACGAGCGCTGGGTCCTCGCGTTTCCGCTTGGCAAGCGGCGAGAGCTCGATCGGAAAGTCCACGACGAAGGTCGGCTGGACCAGCGTGGGCTCGACGAGCCGCTCGAAGACCTCCTTCCAGAGCTTCCACGCGGGGGCGCCGGCCATCTCGATCCCCCGCGCCGCCACGGCCCGCGCGAGCGTCGCCGGGTCGGTCGCGGGCGTCACGCCGACGCCGAGCGCCTGCGCGAGCGCGTCGAAGAAGCGGAGCCGCCGCCACGGCGGCGTGAGTTCGATCGCGTGCTCCCCCCAGGTGAGCGCGAGGCTCCCGCGGACCGTCTGCGCCAGCTCGACGAAGAGCGCCTCGGTCAGGTCCATGAGGTCCGTGTAATCGGCGTACGCCTGGTAGAACTCGAGCATCGTGAACTCGGGGTTGTGCTGCGTCGAGACGCCCTCGTTCCGGAAGTTGCGGTTGATCTCGTAGACGCGCTCGAGCCCGCCGACGAGGAGCCGCTTCAGGTAGAGCTCCGGCGCGATCCGCAGGTACAGGTCCATGTCGAGCGCGTTGTGGTGGGTCTTGAACGGCCGCGCGATCGCCCCCCCGGGGATCGGCTGCATCATCGGCGTCTCGACCTCGAGGAAGCCGCGCGCGTCGAAGAACCTCCGGATCGCCGCGACGAGGCGCGTGCGGAGGACGAAGATCGCGCGCACGTCGGCGTTCACGACGAGGTCCACGTAACGCTGCCGGTAGCGCGTCTCCACGTCCTTGAGGCCGTGCCACTTCTCGGGGAGCGGCCGCAGCGCCTTCGCGAGGAAGCCGAACGACTTGACGCCCAGCGTGAGCTCGCCGGTGCGCGTGCGGAACATCTCGCCCGTGACGCCGACGAAGTCGCCGAGGTCGAGGTCGGTGAAGCGCGCGTAGTCGTCGCCGAGCCGGTCGGCGCGCGCGTAGAGCTGGATCCGCCCCGTGTAGTCCATGAGGTGGGCGAAGCACGACTTGCCGTGGTGACGGAGCGCGACCACGCGCCCCGCGAGGCTCACGGGCTCGACCGCCTTCAGCTCCTCCTCGCTCGCGGCGCGGAGCCGGTCGGCGAGCGGCCGCGCCCAGTGGGTCACCGGGAAGCGGCCCCCGAAGGGGTCGACGCCGAGCGCGCGCAGCGACTCGAGCTTCTCCCGACGATGGCGGACGAGGTCGTTCGTGTCTTCGGTCACGCCTGGCTTCCCCGGGACCAGAGCAGGTAGGCCTTGATGAGGGCGTCGAGGTCGCCGTCCATCACGGCCTCGACGTTGCCGATCTCGAGCCCCGTGCGGTGGTCCTTGATCAGCTGGTAGGGATGAAAGGTGTAGGAGCGGATCTGGCTGCCGAACGCGATCTCCTTCTTCTCCCCGGCCAGCTCCGCGAGCGCCTCGCGCTGCTTCTTCTGGGCGAGCTCGTAGAGCCGGGCCTTGAGGATCCGCATCGCGGTGTCCCGGTTCCGGAGCTGCGACCGCTCGTTCTGGCACTGGACGACGATCCCGGTCGGCAGGTGCGTGATGCGCACCGCGGAGTCCGCGGTGTTGACCCCCTGCCCGCCCGGGCCGGAGGCGCGGAAGACGTCCACGCGGATCTCGTCCTCACGCACGCTCACCTCGACGTCGTCCACCTCAGGCACCACGGCGACCGAGGCGAAGCTCGTCTGGCGCCGCCGGGATGCGTCGAAGGGCGAGATCCTGACGAGCCGGTGGACGCCGGTCTCGCCGCGGAGGTAGCCGTAGGCGTAGTCGCCCGTGACCTCGACCGTCGCCGACTTGATCCCGGCCTCGTCGCCGGGCAGGAGGTCCACGACCTCCGCCGTGAGGCCGTGACGCTCGCACCAGCGGAGGTACATCCGGAGCAGGATCTGCGCCCAGTCCTGGGACTCGGTGCCCCCCGCGCCGGGATGGATCGAGAGGACCGCCGCCTTCGCGTCGTGCGGACCCGAGAGCAGGATCTTCAGCTCGAACTCGTCGAGGTCGGCGCGCAGCTTCGCCGTGCCCTCGGCGATCTCGGTGTCGAGGCTCGAGTCGCCCGCCTCGGCGGCGAGCTC
Protein-coding sequences here:
- a CDS encoding ATP-dependent Clp protease ATP-binding subunit, which translates into the protein MFERFTERARRVIILAREEAGRFRHDFVGTEHVLLGLIRDGEGIATAVLQRLGLRLETVKAEVERALAGFPKTLTFGEVPFTPQAKRVLELSIEEARQLGHNYIGTEHLLLGLMKEGQSIAAKILESLGARLDEVRQETLALLGDQYYPRPKKRSQTPVLDEFARDLTQLARESKLDPVIGREQEIERVIQILARRTKNNPVLIGEPGVGKTAIVEGLAQKIVSHDVPDVLANKRLLQLDLGALVAGTKYRGQFEERLKAVMKEIRQSENVVLFLDELHTLIGAGAAEGAIDASNMLKPALSRGEIQTIGATTLDEYRKYIEKDGALERRFQPVIVKAPTVPEAIEIIRGLRHKYEAHHRVKITEQAINAAVHLADRYITDRQLPDKAIDVIDEASSRTRLMALTPPPELKELEKELERVIREKDMYLEAQEFEKAASLREKEKILRHREEELKREWEKNKGKGTQSVEEVDIEFIVSRWTGIPLAKLEEKESAKLARMEEALHGRIVGQDPAVAAVARAIRRSRAGLKDAKRPVGSFVFLGPTGVGKTELARALAEYLFGDENALIRVDMSEYMEKFSVSRLLGAPPGYVGYEEGGFLTEKVRRRPYSVVLFDEIEKAHPDVFNMMLQVLDDGRLTDSLGHVVDFKNTILIMTSNLGTSLIGKRVSPGFLQESDEASYDKMRDRVLEELKRAFRPEFLNRIDDIIVFHALSLDHIKQVIRFMIARINKQLAEKGIELVLSPAAESTLVDKGYDATYGARQLRRTIQKEIEDPLAEKIVRGEVAEHARIEVDVDAAGFTFREAQAVEAPLELAEH
- a CDS encoding ABC transporter ATP-binding protein, with translation MSSPPAGRDRSAGAPALLAGEELDKEYRSGPEVVRVLRGASLAIRPGEMVALVGASGVGKSTLLHLLGALDRPTAGRVLWEGEDLFARGESDLVRYRRQQVGFVFQFYNLLGEMSALENAMIPALLLRKPAEEARELAGAALAEVGLGDRLRHRPGELSGGEQQRVAIARALVNAPKLILADEPTGNLDPKASEVIYDLFARLQAERGIAFLVATHNPDLARRAERGYRLIEGRAREID
- a CDS encoding FtsX-like permease family protein, whose translation is MKRGLPFELFMGLRYLRARGQRTNLSLFVWIGVGGVFLGVAALIVVLATMTGFQDGIRDRIISANPHLLVYHAGRGGLGEAEAVAARVAAIRGVRSATPFVHQQALFTLPGGGAHGGLVRGVDLQAPTVVQDLQGQLRSGSVRPLADGEAAILLGRELARMLGVSVGDEVTAISPEGALTAVGMVPRMRRYTVAGTFELGMYELDASLAYLALPAAREFAGLQGASGIEVKLVDPFDARRVGRAVGAELGPPYWVRDWMDMNRSLFAALQLEKLALFVIVTIIVLVAAFAIIGHLVLLVAEKRKEIGVLKAIGASGRSITMVFFTVGMTIGVAGTLAGSVLGLGLIWAQNTYKIIRLASDVYQISYLPMKLTLGDGLMVIGATLFLSFLATIIPARRAGALEPVDVLRYE
- the lysS gene encoding lysine--tRNA ligase, which translates into the protein MTEDTNDLVRHRREKLESLRALGVDPFGGRFPVTHWARPLADRLRAASEEELKAVEPVSLAGRVVALRHHGKSCFAHLMDYTGRIQLYARADRLGDDYARFTDLDLGDFVGVTGEMFRTRTGELTLGVKSFGFLAKALRPLPEKWHGLKDVETRYRQRYVDLVVNADVRAIFVLRTRLVAAIRRFFDARGFLEVETPMMQPIPGGAIARPFKTHHNALDMDLYLRIAPELYLKRLLVGGLERVYEINRNFRNEGVSTQHNPEFTMLEFYQAYADYTDLMDLTEALFVELAQTVRGSLALTWGEHAIELTPPWRRLRFFDALAQALGVGVTPATDPATLARAVAARGIEMAGAPAWKLWKEVFERLVEPTLVQPTFVVDFPIELSPLAKRKREDPALVDRFELFVGRREMANAYSELNDPVDQLARFREQAQLLARGDDEAHWLDEDYVRALEYGMPPAAGEGIGIDRLVMLFADQPSIREVILFPHLRPEGGRPAGAEGREAP
- the prfB gene encoding peptide chain release factor 2 (programmed frameshift), translated to MGELKRDVADLVARVGELGGIFDIPGKEQRLAALDTEMASPAFWEDNRRAQELIRERTELARTVARVGELTTRAEELGVMLELAAEAGDSSLDTEIAEGTAKLRADLDEFELKILLSGPHDAKAAVLSIHPGAGGTESQDWAQILLRMYLRWCERHGLTAEVVDLLPGDEAGIKSATVEVTGDYAYGYLRGETGVHRLVRISPFDASRRRQTSFASVAVVPEVDDVEVSVREDEIRVDVFRASGPGGQGVNTADSAVRITHLPTGIVVQCQNERSQLRNRDTAMRILKARLYELAQKKQREALAELAGEKKEIAFGSQIRSYTFHPYQLIKDHRTGLEIGNVEAVMDGDLDALIKAYLLWSRGSQA